The following proteins are encoded in a genomic region of Triticum dicoccoides isolate Atlit2015 ecotype Zavitan chromosome 1B, WEW_v2.0, whole genome shotgun sequence:
- the LOC119312800 gene encoding phosphatidate cytidylyltransferase, mitochondrial-like, whose product MEAAAAGRGLDLAGPLRDLLPPVDFCCAYGSTLTHARPDATSMVDYILGVADPLQWHSENLARNPTHYSSWMARRGPESVTWLADRVGVGVYFNPFVEWGDKRIKYGVVAMKDLATDILTWDQFYLSGRLQKPVRVLVDNWDIRKVNTVNLKMAAAASLLLLPEEFTEYDLYAKICSLSYMGDIRMLFAEDKYKVKKIVDGSFQPFQSMYRPLIHEYISEGILKMSDYRQQKAFKQDCGVSATNELFSSLPRMIQRRLQGRFTSNSTEIPTHIPTRTLVPSKEVAAASVRTALRRRVMVSSARQAACGLLAAGGMVAARYLGKKMSKALSTRCLTFF is encoded by the exons atggaggcggcggcggccggaaggGGTCTGGACCTGGCCGGCCCGCTCCGCGACCTCCTCCCGCCGGTGGACTTCTGCTGCGCGTACGGCTCCACCCTCACCCACGCCCGCCCCGACGCCACCTCCATGGTCGACTACATCCTCGGCGTCGCCGACCCCCTCCAGTGGCACTCCGAG AACTTGGCGAGGAACCCCACGCATTACTCTAGCTGGATGGCACGCCGTGGCCCCGAATCC GTCACTTGGCTCGCAgatcgtgtcggtgtcggggtgtacTTTAATCCCTTTGTCGAGTGGGGAGACAAG AGGATCAAGTATGGGGTCGTAGCGATGAAGGACCTGGCGACGGATATCTTGACCTGGGACCAGTTCTACCTAAGTGGCCGACTGCAGAAACCT GTTCGTGTTCTTGTCGATAACTGGGATATAAGGAAAGTTAACACAGTTAATCTGAAAATGGCAGCTGCAGCTTCTCTGCTTCTTTTGCCAGAAGAATTCACTGAG TATGACCTATACGCAAAAATTTGCAGCCTATCTTATATGGGTGACATAAGGATGTTATTTGCCGAAGACAAATATAAG GTCAAGAAGATTGTGGACGGTAGTTTCCAGCCATTTCAATCGATGTACAGACCCCTGATACATGAGTATATTTCTGAAGGGATACTGAAGATGTCAGATTACAGACAACAAAAGGCTTTCAAGCag GACTGTGGTGTATCTGCAACGAACGAACTGTTTTCTTCTCTCCCGCGTATGATCCAAAGGAGACTGCAGGGAAGATTCACATCGAATAGCACAG AAATACCGACTCACATACCGACCCGCACGTTGGTTCCATCGAAAGAGGTGGCAGCGGCATCCGTCCGCACGGCTCTTAGGCGCCGCGTAATGGTTTCGAGCGCACGGCAAGCAGCTTGCGGGCTGCTCGCCGCTGGCGGCATGGTCGCCGCGCGGTACCTGGGGAAGAAAATGTCCAAGGCCTTGAGCACCCGATGTTTGacgtttttttag